Within the Haematobia irritans isolate KBUSLIRL unplaced genomic scaffold, ASM5000362v1 scaffold_22, whole genome shotgun sequence genome, the region AAAGCTAGTACTACACCAtctggatatttttttttaaatagtctctatattgaaagtgtatttttctttgggtgtgaaACATACGAACAATTGTTGAATTTAGGAATTTGATAATTGCTCTAGTGGAGTTCaaacttttaaatttatttcatctGTTGCATATGAGCACTTCATGTGTTGAACGATAAATATTGCATTACTTCATATTACTGTGGTTTAAATACTTACTTCATTTAAGCtatttttatcgttacaatttgaaattttaaattaacggaaactaatttaaataaacttatatctataattatcaaattcgtaacactgcctcccgcttaagcctgttcgtcccgaacaggcacagaacctgttccgtaaggatccaatcgttccagatgtacaattttcgtctttgatctagggctgtcgtccttctgaatccagtatacaacatcattgatcttcttgatgactttgtatgggccttcccactgtgtttgcagtttaggacacaatcctttctttcgttgcgggttaaatagcagaaccaattcttcttggaagccctcagtatttacagcacgatcgtatctcgccttcattctgttgctgaccatttttattttgttgcgcactgattcgtgaacttcaccgaaagtgtttgggatgtcgtttctgttttcttccatggcgagctcattaggtttagagccgaatatcagatctccaggcaacttcaactcagttccgaatagaacattggccggtgttcgagaggtggaatcatgaatggcagatctataggacagcaaaaactttggtatatgctcgtcccagtccctctggccgttgtccaccacttttcgaagatgttcccccagggtgcgattaaacctttctaccatgccatcggattgtggatgtaatggcgtagtcctcgttttcttgataccaagggattcacacatctctttgaatatggccgattcaaaatttcttccctggtctgagtgaatctcggacggcacaccgtaacgacatatccagtttttgttgaccacatccacaatcgtttttgcctcttggtttggaattgcatacacctccggccatttgctgaagtagtccatgaccacaaggacataacggtttccagaatcacttactgggaaagggcctgccacgtccattgctattctttcaaacggggctcctggtctatactcttgcataggacctcgacttttccttgttggacctttcgccttcatgcacttctcgcaattggctacccattcagcaattgatttctggcatccaacccagtagaatcgttgcttcactttctcggctgttttggttattcccagatgacctccactgggaccattatggaactccgccaaaacgtctcttattttggaatccggaacgatgatcaaatttcggctgctcttgccatcttcgctttcccatttacgttgcagggatccattgactagaactaaactatgccattgagcccagtatgatttcataagtggactttcggcagcgatgtctttcttgctgggtttcttattttcttgttttgccgaaataattattctcagaatgggatctttacgttgctctgttgaccagtctgtgccagattcgatgtgtaactgcctgacatttggttcagccttcgagtagcgtctgttttctacattgcaatgccgtcgtgtcaaggcttgatcaataacttgtttgccaccttttctattatccgcaaattttgaatttgagtcgcttggctttgtggtcgccttcttctgattattgtttaatggagatggcgagattgaccccAACGTCttacgccacgctttacattcccgggaaagatgtccagccttatcacagttatagcattttattctagatttatttgcctGCTGCTTCATTTCATGCATTATCTGCCTTAGAGCCCTTTTACCAATTCGATGACtgatttcgattcttcacactcggtctctactctgcgtactttgtgaatttgaggccgtgccagcaatctcgcagtctcttgtacaagtgcaaatgttactgtttctgtgaatgtagctttttgtgcggcatatgttgcacattttatctcaGGGTCTCGAATGCCGTTCACAAAAGTTTCAATCTTGATACGATCTATAAGAGGATGATTCTCTCCAGGGTATGCCAAAAGCACTAGCCgatcaacttctgttgcgaaatcttgtagggtttcattcgatttctggattcttcctctcaattccattctgaagatgtcttgcttgtgctctacaccatacttgcgttgaagtgccgctattacttcattatagttatttctagaagcagcgggaatgctttgtatcacatcagcagcattgccctttaatgccaatagaagttcaattgctttatcatcgtcattccacaaatttctacaagcaaccatttcgaattggaatttgaagacatcaaatgacgttgagccatcgaaaacaggagttttgatttttgagccctcgattacgcgcacgggaccacctttaatttccaggtcagccatttTTTTCTCCAGGTGTAGAAGTTTCTCATCGTGAACCACAATTTTCTCATCtacggaaagaactttcttatccaattctatAATTTGACCTTCTATATGGCCCATACGTTTCTCCATGCTTTCAGAAAtttcttgaagtttttcattgagaattctagaattttcgtccatcttttttgaattttcgtcgaatttttcttccaattttttagaatttgcttccatttttaaagCGTTTTCTTCCAGCagctttcttgaattttcttccatttttagagaatttgcttccagttttctagaattctcttccatcattttgctcaaaacattgagcattgaggtgtaatccacaacacttgaAGCCGCAGATGGATTTTCtacactgctggtattgacgagcattgattcgtcaatgtcctccttataatcaaactcatgcgtcgcaatgtccatattacgccgttcaaactcttccagtagacgcttttgaagctgggccttattgcctgttgtcggcagctccagtttgctcaattccttttttaagtcttccacacgaagctcattaaacttcattatagattttttttcgttatttcacttccgacaccaattgttacgtttttatatttaggcgtttttaattacccgacaattaaaacactgtTCGTTTAaataacgttaatctacaatttatttactatgacttcactttacaattcgttcacactgatgttattcgtttgacgctttaattaagactgactcgttagcagcatgcgagcgcttttatatatgacggggtggcaatacgagaacattattagacaatgctagaaggatctacgaccattaagttattcgtctggtggctgctaaacacatacacactcacatagatatatactcgcattactacaacaacaatgacaatagacaatgagatgaaatgagaatgcagaataacaaagcaaaggggttgctattctatgagagagtaagaactaacatttcggtaagcaaacaaaagaacataaaagaaattcaggaaaatactagaaaatgaatagatgattccaacaagtgatagcgaaattttatcgttacaatttaaaattttaaattaacggaaactaatttaaataaacttatatctataattatcaaattcgtaacaatacgtTGATGATGTTCTTTCTGGGGGACATTCTCTGCCTGAAgcgaaatattatttaactgaaCTTGTTGATCTACTTGACTCCgcgggatttcctttgaaaaagcTTACAGCAAATCAtgctgacattttgacaaatatgccCCCGAAGATCTTCTAAATGAAGATTTCTTGAAACTGGAGAATACAAGTGAAGCGAAGACATTAGGCATTCGATGGAATGCAATGAATGACTCGTTTTATTATAAAGTTTCTGTTATTACTGTTCCGACTCTTCCTTTGACAAAAAGGAAAATACTGTAAATTATTGCCAAAATATTTGATCCCGCTGGCTGGTTAGCTCCGATTATAATTAATGCAAAAATCCTTTTGCAACAACTGTGGATTGACGGTACTGAATGGGATGAGGAAGTCAAACCTCATTCACTTGAAAAGTGGAACCAATTTATTTTGAACTTTCCTGATATTGAACTCATTAAGATCCCCCGGTGGATTCATTACTCCCCGGAAAAACGGGTCCAAATCCACGGCTTTTGCGATGCTTCGGAGAAAGCATATTGTGCTTGCATATATGTTTGCACCCTTTCCTCGGAAAATACTCGAACTTCACATTTACTCGCATCAAAAAGCAAAGTGGCTCCCTTGAAAACTTTGAGTTTGCCTAGATTAGAACTATGTAGCGCAGCGCTGTTGTCGAGATTACTGAAAACTGTTTCTCAAAACTTGACTTTCTCAATAACTGACATATATTTATGGTCTGATTCTACGATTACCTTGGCTTGTCTAGACATGCCACCATACAACTGGAAAACCTTTGTGGCCAACAAAGTTTCTGAAATATTGGAAAACGTGGGTAACGTCACGTGGAGACATGTTCCAACGGCAGATAATCCCGCCGATATCGGTACTCGTGGGTGTACTGCATCGGAACTTAGCACTAACTCGCTTTGGTGGCACGGCCCGAAATGGCTTTTAAAATCTGATGAATTCTGGCCAAAATCCATTACATTCAAGGAACCTGATCTggatcgaaaagtatacactttctaCACTGATATTCAAACTGATGACATCTTAGATCGTTTTTCTTCTTTCGATCGAGCTCTACGGGTATTATGTTACATTTATCGATTCGTTAGAAAATGTAAGAATCAAACTTTGCCGAGCATACAAAATAACTTCATCACTAAGGAAGAAGTAATGATTGTCAAATTCAATTTAATACGTTGGGCGCAAAAGAATTATTATCCATCTGAATATCAAGCACTTGAGAGCAACATGCCCATTAGTTCAAAAAGTAAATTGCTAACGCTAAACCCAAAACTTGATGAGCACAAACTGTTACAACGAGCGACATCCAATAATACTGCCTGAGAAATCACGTTTCTGTAAGCTATTTATTGATTTTACTCATAAGATGTTGCTCCACTCTGAACACCAAGTCATGTTGCGCGCAATTCGCCAGGAGTTTTATGTGGTCCGCTTAAACAGTTCAATAAGACACTGTATAAGGAACTGTCACACCTGTGCGATTTATAAACACCGTATTCGTACCCAGATCATGTCGTCGCTGCCAACTGAAAGATGCACTTTTTCCTTGCCATTTACGTATACTGGAGTGGACTTTGCGGGTCCATTTGACTTGAAAACATCTAGACTTCGGAACGCAAAGCTGCACAAAGGATACGCCGCAATTTATGTATGTCAACTCGTGCTGTTCACTTAGAGGTTTGTTCGGAACTGACAAGTGAGGCGTTTCTGTCCACTTTCACTCGATTTGTCGGAAGGCGAGGATTCCCTAATAAAGTTTATTCTGATAATGGAACGAATTTTGTTGGCGCTAGTAGGGCACTTAAGACTGAATATgagaattttttgagaaatgttcaagGATCTGTTTCTGAAAAATATAGTACACATGGATTTCGTGGCAATTTATTCCGCCTCACGACCCACATATGGGAGGATTGTGGGAGGCGGCTGTGAAGAGCATGAAAACTCACTTACGAAAAGTGGCTTCCAATATTAAATTCAGTTTTGAGGAATTTTCCACTTTACTAATTCGGATAGAAAGCATTTTGAATTCACGACCTCTTTCACCCATTAGCGAAGACCCCAATGAATTGATTCCACTGACTCCTGGTCACCTTTTGAGAGGAGTGATTCTAATGTTCGTGTCGCTGAAATGCGGACACAAAACGGAACACTGATTCGCCCATTAGTAAAACTATGTATATTACCAAACATTTCCTACCGTTCACAACTTAATAAATTTACGTTTACAGCTCAGAGGCATACATTGAAAAAACTGCCAAGCTTTTTACAACATGGATGTTACAAAACGAAGACAAGAAGTGAAGGAAAAGCGATTTTGCTTCAAATGCCTGTGTTCGTCCCATATCCGTAAGTGGTGTAGATCTCGCAAAACCTGCATGGTGTGTAACAATAATCACCACACACTGTTGCATGTCGACGACCACAATAAGCCTCGCCGTTCTCATCAAACTCATGCTTCCAGCTCGTCACAAAGCTCTCACCGCCAAAATTGCAGTCGCCCTAATTCAACACGGCCATCGATTAGGGCTAACCAGCCACGCCATCATGCCACTAGCGAAAACCAAGGTTCACTGCGTACCCCTCCATTGGTACACGAACGACTGAGTCGGAAAAGAAAAATCCACGTTTTTCTCCCCACTGCTTTAGCACGGCTTCTTACACCTGATGGTCCTGTAAAAGTGAGATTAATGTTGAATTCAGCTGGCGTACGATCTTATGTCCTCAAGTCTATGGTACAACGTTATCATCTGCCAACCACTCGGAAAAACGACGACGAATTCTGCACACTCAGCCTGCAATCGTTCTACGACTCAGCAGTAAATATTCAGATCACCGGAGTGGTTCAACGTCGATTTGAGGTAGAAACACCAGAGACCACGGAGGACAAAAAACTGCAATCAATTTACAATCATATAGTGGACTTAGCTGACCCCCATTTCTTCAACCCGGTTAATATTGAAGTAGTTATTGGAAACGATCAGCTTTCTAAGATCCTATTGGCGGGCCTTATACAAACATCTCCCTCTAtgcatacactcatagaaaaaagtctgctaaaaacagcagtcgatgtctgctgttatatttttgtacttcagggccaaatgaacaacaatttataaaatttttaggttatacatttttccccaaagcatattaaagaaccaaaagtagtttgtggtatatttttgcactgtaatatacctacaagctcctaaatacgatcagcaaacattttgtttgctgttatgcctcaattcgataaatattcagtctgctgttttagcagacttttctgctgtccctactaacaaatttctttgggtgtatagcTCAAAGTTCAGTTTTTGGATGGGTTATATCTGGTGCTTATAGTTATTAAGTTGCAACGCTGCAAAGGGGGCGGAATGTTGAACTgcgttctacaaaattttataattttctttaaatctcTCAAATGAAGTATTTTACGTGAATTCTAATCCAATAtaccgaagtttttattatcATAACATACTGAATTATTCGAATATACTACAAATAATTATTCTAAATTAGGCTATATCTATATGGTAACTATCTATTCATGAACTTATCGAAAAATCTTTCTCAAATGGAAGATGTTCTCCATATTTGAATTGTTGCTCTAATAGATAAATCAATTGAGAGAGTTTAGTGACTTTCGAGCGGGATCGAAAGGAGTGCTTACTTTTCTCACATTTTCCATTCGGTTTTCTTGCAGATGGTTTAAAATCATGTTTCTTTGTGAAATTTGCAATGATCCCGTTGGCGTCTTTCTCTTTACTTCCATCCCCAGAAAGAAGTCAACCtttgtattttatattaaaaaaattccctATTTTTCATTTTACCACTTTTAGTTCATCCTccttggaatatatatatatatatatatatatatatatatatatatatatatatatatatatatatatatatatatatatatatatatatatatatatatatatatatatatatatatatatatatatatatatatatatatatatatatatatatatatatatatatatatatatatatatatatatatatatatgtgtttttgaaattttcatgaatATAACAAAGGAATTATAATCTTCACTGAAGAATttaacactggtagaaaaagagaTGAACACGGAACAGGTTAGTGATTTGGTTAGGGCGGAAGTGAGCAGGGCGCTCGCTGCACAAAAACTTGAATTCGACAGGAAATTAGACGCGATCACTAATCAGTTTTCGGTGAGACCTACagttgaaaaatttattaaagttcAAATTGATCCTGCGGTGCAGTGTGATATAACCCTCGACGCGATAAAATCCCTACCGGAATTCTACGGCCACCCAGGCACATACGTGTCCTGGCGTGAGGCCGCACATAACGCATATGAGTTATTTGCCTTATATGATGGCAGCGAACGCCATTACCAGGCAGTAGTTATTCTGAGAAATAAGGTCAGAGGAGCCGCTGACGCAGTGCTCTCCTCATTTAGTACAGTTTTGAACTTCAGGGCAATCATTGCCAGGTTAGATTTTACGTACGCGGACAAACGCAGGATATACCTCATTGAGCAGGAAATGTCCACTCTGAGACAGGGCTCAATGTCCCTGCTACAATTTTACGACGaagtagaaaagaaattaaCTGTTTTAACAAATAAGACAATAATGTCGTATGAGAACACGGTTGCTGAAACGATAAACGATAAAT harbors:
- the LOC142242493 gene encoding uncharacterized protein LOC142242493; amino-acid sequence: MPPYNWKTFVANKVSEILENVGNVTWRHVPTADNPADIGTRGCTASELSTNSLWWHGPKWLLKSDEFWPKSITFKEPDLDRKVYTFYTDIQTDDILDRFSSFDRALRVLCYIYRFVRKCKNQTLPSIQNNFITKEEVMIVKFNLIRWAQKNYYPSEYQALESNMPISSKSKLLTLNPKLDEHKLLQRATSNNTA